The genomic interval CCCCCAGCAGACCCCCCTGGTGGTATGGAGCCTGCTCAAGAGCCGGGCGCTCCTGGCGACGCGCCGCGACATCGACGGGCTGAACCTCTGCAAGCGGCTCAGTGACGAGGGGCTGCACGGGGCGGATTTTCTCTGCCGGATGCAAGATGAGAGCGGCTTCTTCTACATGACGCTGTTCGACAAGTGGAGCAAGGATCCCGAGCAGCGCGAGCTGTGCGCCTACGCCACCCAGCAGGGGCTCAAGTCAGCCAACTGGCAGGCGGGTTTCCGGCAAGGGGGCGGCATGGCCATCGCCGCCCTGGCCCGGGCCGCCCGCGAGCAGACCGGCGGCGACTTCGATACCAGCCACTATGCCGAGGCGGCCAGGCGCGGCTACCTGCACCTGCGCGAGCACAACCTCGCCTATCTGGACGACGGTCGCGAGAACATCATCGACGACTATTGCGCCCTGCTGGCGGCGGTCGAGCTGACCCAGACCCTTGGCCGCGACTGGCTCGGGGAGGCAAGGGAGAGGGCCGGCAGGCTCTGCGCCCGCCAGCGCCCCCACCCCGAGCTCGGCCACTACTGGAGTGCCAACGACGACGGCTCGCGTCCCTACTACCACGCCGCCGAGGCGGGTCTGCCGGTGCTGGCCCTGCTGGAATACCTGGGGGTCGAGCCGGATCAGGATCGCCGCGCCCGGGTGAATGCCGTGGTGCAGCAGGCGCTGGCCGCCGAGCTGGCCCTCGCCGCCCGGGCGGGCAACCCCTTCGCCCTGGCACGCCAATATGTGAAGGGGGTGGACGAAGACCCCCGCATCAGCTTCTTTATGCCCCACCACAACGAGTCCGGTTACTGGTGGCAGGGGGAGAACGCCCGGCTGGCCTCCCTGGCCGCCATGGCCTTCGCTGCGGCCCGCCACTTCCCCCAGCAGAGCCCACTCCTGATGACGTTCGGCCAGCGCCAGCTCGACTGGATCCTCGGGCAAAACCCCTTCAACGCCTGCATGCTGGCGGGGCACGGCATCAACAACCCGAGCTACACCGCCGGTTATCCCAATGCCCTCGGCGGCATCTGCAACGGCATCACCGCCGGGTTCGATGACGAGGCTGAGGTCGCCTTCATTCCCGAGGAGTACAGGGATCGGCTGGATCAGAACTGGCGCTGGGGGGAGCAGTGGATCCCCCACGCCGCCTGGTTCGCCCTGGCCATCAGTTGGCAGAGTGCGCCGGAGGCTCGTCATGATTGAGACGTACAAGGATCGGCTCGGACATCATTGGCGCAGGAGAGAGCAGTGGATCCTCCAATCATTCAGCCTGGTTTGCCCTGGCCATCAGCTGGCAGAGTGCGCCGGAGGCTCGTCATGATTGAGACGCACAAGGATCGGCTCGGACATCATTGGCGCAGGAAAGAGCCGTGGATCCTCCAATCATTCAGCCTGGTTCGCCCTGGCCATCAGCTGGCAGAGTACGCCGGAGGCTCGTCATGATTGAGACGTACAAGGATCGGCTCGGACATCATTGGCGCAGGAGAGAGCCGTGGATCCTCCAATCATTCAGCCTGGTTGGCCCTGGCCATCAGCTGGCAGAGTGCGCCGGAGGCTCGTCATGATTGAGTACTGGGTCGGGGTCGATGGCGGAGGGACCCACACCCGCGCCCGCATTCGGGACAAGGGGGGCAGAGTGCTGGGAGAGGGGCGCGCCGCGGGCTCCAATCTGGAGCTCGGCATTGCGCTCGCCCACGCCAATGTGCTGGCGGCCATCGAGCAGGCCCGCCTTGAGGCAGGGCTCCCCCGGGAGAGTAAGCAGCAAATGGGGGTGGGGCTGGCGCTGGCCTCCGCCGAGCTGCCCGACTGCTACCAGGCCCTGCTCGAGATGCCCTTCCCCTTTGCCAGCGTGCGGCTCA from Aeromonas rivipollensis carries:
- a CDS encoding glycoside hydrolase family 9 protein — encoded protein: MELLINQVGYDCDGHKIALLQTAADVEISGLVRLRRLHDDRLLLEVPLQAAGQVPGWQGRAYWRADFSAFKESGHYRLEAITAQGIVRSTRFAIGQDLLIGRCLSDVIHYFKGQRASGAFDRADRSARLFGTDQRKDVHGGWFDASGDMSKYLSHLSYANYLNPQQTPLVVWSLLKSRALLATRRDIDGLNLCKRLSDEGLHGADFLCRMQDESGFFYMTLFDKWSKDPEQRELCAYATQQGLKSANWQAGFRQGGGMAIAALARAAREQTGGDFDTSHYAEAARRGYLHLREHNLAYLDDGRENIIDDYCALLAAVELTQTLGRDWLGEARERAGRLCARQRPHPELGHYWSANDDGSRPYYHAAEAGLPVLALLEYLGVEPDQDRRARVNAVVQQALAAELALAARAGNPFALARQYVKGVDEDPRISFFMPHHNESGYWWQGENARLASLAAMAFAAARHFPQQSPLLMTFGQRQLDWILGQNPFNACMLAGHGINNPSYTAGYPNALGGICNGITAGFDDEAEVAFIPEEYRDRLDQNWRWGEQWIPHAAWFALAISWQSAPEARHD